The genome window AAGTCGGAAGAAATTCCGACTTTTTGCTTTCCTTAAATATCTTAGTTTTTAATTTATCGCGCGAATTTGGTGCGCCGTAATTTAAGCAAAAATAAAAATAACCCAAAAGCCGCCTTAACGCTTTATCAAAGCGATTTTATTAAATGCGGCGTTTTTATGCTAAAGATAATTCCAAAAACATACCAAAACGCGCAAGAGCGCAAATTTAACGTGATTTTTGGCAAAGATTCGTCAAATTCGGCCAAAAATAAGTAAACAAAGCCTTAAAGTTATGGATTTTGCCGCACCTTAGCTAGATTTTACCTTCATCTCTAGCCCAGCAGGCATTTTGGTAAGGTAAAATTTACTTTTTTGCAGAGCTTTGCAAAGCGGTTTAGGCGGCCCAATTTACGGTATACCTCTCGTTTGCCGCTTTTACCTCTACGACCGTAACGCCAAAATCGCCGAGCTAAGTCAAAGCTAGAGCGTAAATTCAACCGCAAATGAGCTTTAGGCGGCAAGGCAAAATTTACGCTTGGTTAAAATTTTGCGCAAAGCTTGCCTTTGCAGGTATTTTAAGTTAGGCCAAAAGCATTTTTATAGAGATTTGGGCGGGACGGATAGCGACGGGGTACGCCAAATTTACCGTTGCCGCGAAACCTAGACGTAGCTAAAATTTTAACTTCCTACCGCGCTTTATATCCTCGCTAAGGCAAAATTTTACCCTATGGCCGCGCCTTATAATATCCAACTAGCTGCGTAGTTTGATCAGCTTGCGCCTTTACGCATTAAAACAACCTTAAAAGTCTTTATGATTATCACGATATCGTTCCAGATGCACCAGTTTTTCATATACCACGCATCCATCTGCGCCCTCGTCTCAAAGTCTACGTCGCTCCTGCCGCTAACCTGCCAGATGCCGGTAATCCCCGGCAAAACCGCCAAGATTAGCTCGGCGTATCGCCCCATGTCTTTGCGCTCGTACTGCGCGCACGGGCGAGGGCCTACGATACTCATCTCGCCCTTTAAGACGTTGATTAGTTGAGGCAGCTCGTCAAGAGAGCTTTTTCTGAGGAAATTTCCGAGTTTGGTTACGCGCGGATCGTTTTCGTATTTATGATATTTTTCAAAATACTCTATTTCTTGCGGATTTTTTTCAAGGTACTCTTTTAAAATTTCGGCTCCGTTTTCTCTCATCGAGCGAAATTTAAGACACCCAAACAGCTTGCCGTTTAGCCCCATCCTTTGGTGCGAGAAAAATATCTTGCCTCTTGGTTCGCTTATCTTCATAGCGACAGCAACCACGCAAAAAATCGGAATCAAAAGCGGCAAAGCCATAACTATCAAAAATATATCAAGCCCTCTTTTTAGCGCAACGTTAAATTTACTCTGCAAAGAGTTGTGTATCGCAAAAAGGCTCGTGCGGGAGTTAAATAGGTTGTAAATATGAGCCTGCGTAAAATCGTAACCTCTAAGTACGGGCGTGAATAAAATCTCTTTATTTTCCTTGATATTTTGCTCTATGAGCTCGTTTAGCTCGCGCGCGCCCATGCCGCTACCGCCTATAAAAAGCGACTCGTACTCGGTCTGCGCGCGAATATAACCTAGGTATTTATCGTCAAAAATCGCCAGTTCAAATTCCTCGTTCTCGCCTAAAATTTTAGCCTTCTTTTTCCAAAAGCCGAGTTTAAAGAGTAAAATTTTAGCTATAAATTTAAAAGCCGGGATAATAAAAATCATAAAGCCAAAGCCTAAAATCAAGCTGGCTCTTGAAAAATCATAATTTATCTTTAGCAAGGCAAGCGCGGCTAAAGTAAGCAAAAGCCCAAAAAAACAGCTCTTTACTACTATGGCGCACTCGTGCCAAAAATCATACCTCCTAGCGTAAATCCCCTGATAAAAAAACAAGGCTATCATCAAGGCATAAGCGATGCCAAAGCCCTGATATTTGGATATATCAAGCAGCACGTGGTCGCCATAAAATAAATTTTTAAGCTCGACTGCTATACCAAAAGACACCCAAATAGCCAAAAGATCGACTAAAAGAAGTATCGCTTTACAAAGATATTTTTTCATTTTTCCATCCAGATACGCGCCGCGCTAGTTTCGCGCTTTACGGCGACTATTTTATTTTTTCTTTAAATTTTTCGTATTTTTTCTCGACGCAGCTTTTGATCTCTGCCTCAAAGCGCGCGCGCGAAAACCTTATCGAATTTTCCCTAATTTTTACGGGTTCGAATTTATCGCGATTTTGCTCAAATTTAGCCACCGCATCAAGCAGCTCTTTTACGTTTTGCTCCATAAAATATAACCCGCTCTCGCCGTCAATCACCGTCTCGCGAGCGCCGCCGCGACCAAAGCAGATCACGGGCGTACCGCATGCTTGCGCTTCTACGGGCGTGATACCGAAGTCCTCTTCGGCGGCAAAAACAAATGCCTTAGCCCGCCCCATGAGATCCCTCATCGTCTCATCGTCCGCAAAACCCAAAAGCTCGACGTTTTTGCCCGCTTTTGATTTGATTTTAGCCATATCGGGCCCGTCGCCGACGACTACTAACTTTTTATCCGTCTGCGAAAACGCCTCTACGATAAGATCAATCTTTTTATACGGCACCATTCGCGAGGCGGTTAGATAAAACTCTTCTTTGGCTTCACGCAGCGTAAATTTATCCACGTCTACGGGCGGATAGATGACGTCGCTGGGCTTGCCGTAGATTTTTT of uncultured Campylobacter sp. contains these proteins:
- a CDS encoding sugar transferase; its protein translation is MKKYLCKAILLLVDLLAIWVSFGIAVELKNLFYGDHVLLDISKYQGFGIAYALMIALFFYQGIYARRYDFWHECAIVVKSCFFGLLLTLAALALLKINYDFSRASLILGFGFMIFIIPAFKFIAKILLFKLGFWKKKAKILGENEEFELAIFDDKYLGYIRAQTEYESLFIGGSGMGARELNELIEQNIKENKEILFTPVLRGYDFTQAHIYNLFNSRTSLFAIHNSLQSKFNVALKRGLDIFLIVMALPLLIPIFCVVAVAMKISEPRGKIFFSHQRMGLNGKLFGCLKFRSMRENGAEILKEYLEKNPQEIEYFEKYHKYENDPRVTKLGNFLRKSSLDELPQLINVLKGEMSIVGPRPCAQYERKDMGRYAELILAVLPGITGIWQVSGRSDVDFETRAQMDAWYMKNWCIWNDIVIIIKTFKVVLMRKGAS
- a CDS encoding glycosyltransferase family 4 protein; this translates as MKKALIHDWFSTYAGAEKCVESFTNVWDDFEIYGLIDFLSDADRDKILKGKRAHTSFIQRLPFAKDKYRNYLPLFPLAIEQFDLSGYDVVLSSSHAVAKGVLTHSNQLHIAYIHTPIRYAWDLYHQYLRESGLDRGLKGMLAKYFLHKIRLWDAVSANRVDHYVANSRYIARRIEKIYGKPSDVIYPPVDVDKFTLREAKEEFYLTASRMVPYKKIDLIVEAFSQTDKKLVVVGDGPDMAKIKSKAGKNVELLGFADDETMRDLMGRAKAFVFAAEEDFGITPVEAQACGTPVICFGRGGARETVIDGESGLYFMEQNVKELLDAVAKFEQNRDKFEPVKIRENSIRFSRARFEAEIKSCVEKKYEKFKEKIK